One Vallitalea pronyensis genomic region harbors:
- a CDS encoding MATE family efflux transporter, which produces MKRGIQTLATTRDLTKGNIRTSLVRLALPLIATNFIQTAYNLVDMFWIGKLGSKAVIAIGTASFFINMAFALSALVITGASIRISQNFGSKQYDQVKHYITNGFFLAFIIAIIYSIGVILWRYPLISFFKLGDPVIENMAAKYLVIAMIGNVLLFANTLFANILNSLGNSKLSFRINSVGFMVNFALDPLLIFGVAGQLQLGIEGAAYATLIGRMVVFTLSIIKAKQLMGKRKENIKLDGSVMKDMTGLGLPYTIQRVTFIAIGIIMARIISNWGPAGIGVQKIGLQIESISFMTIGGLNGAVIAFMGQNYGANNMERIRKGYKVALRLSVIFGLITSTLFLLFPDAIFRIFVTDPLIVNMGVDYLRIIGLSQAFMCAEIMTKASFNGLGKTFRPAVVGLVFTALRIPLALYLASYIGLAVNGIWWSISMTSMIKGVLLVYLFFRYLHGQKCVVHAESRKLE; this is translated from the coding sequence ATGAAGAGAGGAATACAGACATTGGCTACAACAAGAGACTTAACAAAGGGTAATATAAGAACCAGTCTAGTACGCTTAGCATTGCCCCTCATTGCTACTAATTTCATACAAACAGCCTACAACCTTGTGGATATGTTTTGGATTGGAAAACTGGGAAGTAAGGCAGTAATTGCCATCGGAACAGCCAGCTTTTTTATTAACATGGCGTTTGCTCTATCGGCTTTGGTGATTACAGGAGCAAGTATTCGTATCTCTCAGAATTTTGGTTCAAAACAATATGACCAAGTGAAACATTATATTACCAATGGCTTCTTTTTAGCTTTTATCATAGCTATTATTTATTCCATTGGTGTTATCCTATGGCGTTATCCATTGATTAGCTTTTTCAAGTTAGGGGATCCAGTGATCGAGAATATGGCTGCCAAGTACTTGGTTATCGCCATGATAGGTAATGTATTGCTATTTGCCAACACACTCTTTGCCAATATTTTAAACAGCCTTGGGAATAGTAAGTTATCTTTTCGTATTAACAGTGTAGGTTTTATGGTTAATTTTGCTTTAGACCCTCTACTTATCTTTGGTGTGGCTGGACAATTGCAACTGGGTATTGAAGGTGCTGCATATGCAACCCTTATAGGTAGAATGGTGGTTTTTACACTTTCTATTATAAAAGCGAAACAGCTTATGGGTAAACGCAAGGAAAACATAAAGTTAGATGGGTCCGTAATGAAAGATATGACAGGACTTGGCTTGCCTTACACCATTCAAAGGGTTACCTTTATCGCGATTGGTATAATCATGGCACGTATTATTTCCAATTGGGGGCCTGCCGGTATAGGTGTGCAGAAAATAGGTCTGCAAATTGAATCCATATCCTTTATGACCATTGGCGGCTTGAATGGAGCTGTTATTGCTTTTATGGGACAGAATTATGGTGCCAACAATATGGAGCGTATACGTAAAGGCTATAAGGTAGCACTTCGGTTAAGTGTTATTTTTGGACTAATCACGTCAACCCTATTCCTGCTATTTCCTGATGCTATTTTTCGTATCTTTGTTACGGACCCCCTTATTGTAAATATGGGTGTGGATTATCTTAGAATTATAGGTTTATCACAAGCATTTATGTGTGCTGAGATAATGACAAAAGCCAGTTTTAATGGATTAGGCAAGACTTTTAGACCTGCTGTAGTAGGTCTGGTATTCACAGCACTAAGAATACCATTAGCATTGTATCTAGCATCGTACATTGGATTAGCGGTGAATGGTATTTGGTGGAGTATTAGTATGACCAGTATGATTAAAGGCGTTTTACTGGTATATCTGTTTTTTCGATACCTTCATGGGCAAAAATGCGTTGTACATGCGGAAAGCCGTAAGCTAGAATAA
- a CDS encoding C-GCAxxG-C-C family protein: MNRKDVALEIFNNNFNCSQAVFCAFCEEFGLDRDTGLKLSTGFGGGLRDGEVCGAVSGAIMALGLKEGHYVEDDLAMKTKAYDLTMEYVKRFKARNNTIVCRELLGHDPSNPDEKAILNEKGLFKTVCPKAVTDAVEILEELLELDQ; this comes from the coding sequence ATGAATAGAAAAGATGTTGCTTTAGAGATTTTTAATAATAATTTTAATTGCAGTCAAGCAGTTTTTTGTGCTTTCTGTGAAGAATTTGGTCTTGACCGAGATACAGGTCTTAAGCTATCTACAGGTTTTGGCGGAGGGTTACGTGATGGGGAAGTATGTGGTGCTGTATCTGGTGCAATCATGGCTCTTGGTCTGAAAGAAGGGCATTATGTAGAAGATGACTTGGCCATGAAGACTAAGGCATACGATCTAACGATGGAGTATGTGAAAAGGTTTAAAGCTAGGAATAATACTATTGTGTGCAGGGAATTACTAGGTCATGACCCATCTAATCCTGATGAAAAAGCTATATTAAATGAAAAAGGTTTGTTTAAAACCGTTTGTCCAAAAGCTGTAACGGATGCGGTAGAGATTCTAGAAGAACTTTTAGAATTAGATCAATAG
- a CDS encoding DNA gyrase/topoisomerase IV subunit B: MTREYTGKNIKVLEGLEPVRLRPGMYIGSTSSRGLHHLIWEIMDNSMDEHLAGVCDEIRITLNEDGSISIEDNGSGIPVDLHENTKDYPEADYPRGIVTERIIFTVLHAGGKFDGDTYKYSGGLHGVGASVVNALSSKLSVEIYRSGKVYLDEYKDGGQPVTPLDNGALLPIKTTRKRGTKITFLPDKEIFESIQFKPQIIKKRLKEMAFLNSGLTIIYRDNTLEVPEEITFHEDEGLSGFIKEINKHKTSIHDDIILLADQKEGIHVEVAFQFTNDFTENIFSFCNNINTQEEGVHVSGYKLALTRIVNKYAKELSIFKGKGTLDGKDIRNGLTAIVSVKVPEPQFEGQTKTKLGNTEVKGITSDITFSHLEQYFDRNIETVTKIVDSAVRAHNIRKTEANARNNILKNQSKVTSNGKLASCRLSLNPKKGILTELFLVEGDSAGGSAKQGRDRRYQAILPLKGKVLNTERSKISKILENKEIISIINALGTGFGDGLFGEKSSDNFNIDRLKYDKIIIMTDGDVDGAHINTLLLTFFYKHMPELIINGKVYIAMPPLYKIKTAKKEQYAYNDRELAKILKTLSRKKYEVQRYKGLGEMNAEQLWDTTMDPERRSLKKVEIEDIIRAEETTTLLMGEKVPPRREFINSEAENANIDS; this comes from the coding sequence TTGACAAGAGAATACACAGGAAAAAACATCAAAGTACTAGAAGGATTAGAGCCTGTAAGATTAAGACCTGGTATGTATATTGGTAGCACCAGTTCAAGAGGTTTACATCATCTCATATGGGAGATTATGGATAACAGTATGGATGAGCATCTTGCTGGTGTTTGCGATGAGATTCGTATAACATTGAACGAGGATGGTTCAATTAGCATAGAGGACAATGGTAGTGGTATACCTGTCGATTTGCATGAGAATACAAAAGATTATCCTGAAGCGGATTATCCAAGAGGTATTGTAACGGAACGTATTATTTTTACGGTACTGCATGCAGGTGGAAAATTTGATGGTGATACATACAAATACTCCGGTGGACTTCATGGTGTAGGTGCATCTGTTGTGAATGCATTATCATCTAAGCTTTCCGTAGAAATCTATCGCAGCGGTAAAGTCTACCTTGATGAATATAAAGATGGTGGTCAACCTGTTACACCCCTTGATAATGGTGCCTTGTTACCCATCAAGACGACACGAAAAAGAGGTACCAAGATTACATTTTTACCTGATAAGGAGATCTTCGAATCCATCCAATTCAAACCTCAGATCATTAAAAAACGGTTGAAGGAGATGGCGTTTCTTAATAGTGGCTTAACGATTATCTATCGTGATAATACCCTAGAAGTACCTGAAGAAATTACTTTTCATGAGGATGAAGGGTTATCTGGATTTATTAAAGAAATTAATAAACATAAAACCAGTATACATGATGACATCATTTTACTTGCAGATCAAAAAGAGGGTATACACGTGGAAGTAGCTTTCCAGTTCACCAACGATTTTACGGAAAATATTTTTTCATTTTGTAATAACATCAATACCCAAGAAGAAGGTGTACATGTCTCAGGATATAAGCTGGCTTTAACCCGGATCGTTAATAAATATGCGAAAGAGCTATCCATTTTCAAAGGTAAAGGTACATTGGACGGAAAAGACATTCGTAATGGTTTGACTGCCATTGTGTCGGTGAAAGTTCCTGAGCCTCAGTTTGAAGGTCAGACGAAAACAAAATTAGGCAATACAGAAGTAAAAGGTATCACATCCGATATTACGTTTTCACATCTGGAACAATATTTTGACCGTAATATTGAGACGGTGACCAAGATCGTTGACAGTGCTGTTCGCGCACATAATATACGGAAGACAGAAGCCAATGCAAGGAATAACATCTTAAAGAATCAATCCAAAGTCACATCCAATGGTAAATTAGCATCTTGTCGTTTATCACTTAATCCGAAAAAAGGTATATTAACGGAACTATTTCTCGTCGAGGGTGATTCAGCAGGTGGTTCAGCTAAACAAGGGCGGGATAGACGTTATCAAGCCATATTACCTCTCAAAGGTAAGGTCCTTAATACTGAAAGAAGTAAAATAAGTAAGATTCTTGAGAATAAAGAAATCATATCCATTATTAATGCGTTAGGTACAGGATTTGGTGATGGCTTATTTGGTGAGAAATCAAGTGATAATTTTAATATAGATCGACTAAAATATGATAAAATCATCATTATGACCGATGGTGACGTAGACGGTGCTCATATCAACACGTTACTCTTAACCTTTTTCTATAAACATATGCCGGAGCTTATTATCAATGGTAAGGTCTATATTGCCATGCCTCCTTTATATAAGATAAAAACAGCAAAAAAAGAACAATATGCTTATAATGACCGAGAATTAGCTAAAATCTTAAAAACATTATCTCGTAAAAAATATGAAGTACAACGTTATAAAGGACTTGGAGAAATGAATGCTGAACAGTTGTGGGATACAACCATGGATCCTGAGAGACGGTCACTTAAAAAAGTTGAAATTGAGGATATCATTCGAGCAGAAGAAACCACCACATTATTAATGGGTGAAAAAGTACCTCCAAGACGTGAATTTATTAATAGTGAAGCTGAAAACGCTAACATTGACTCCTAG
- the gshAB gene encoding bifunctional glutamate--cysteine ligase GshA/glutathione synthetase GshB translates to MLALNQDMIQCIQDNNIEKLLLRCQFGLEKENVRVNYSGKLATTPHPKAFGDKLMNPYITTDFSESQVEMITPTVDSLEELYHMLDTIQNVIATTLDNELLWPQSLPPILPEEEQIPIASYETNEIKIQDNANLYREYLANKYGRKKQMISGIHFNFSFKDSFLRKLYESCKKHHSYRAFKDDLYMKMTRNITKFSWFFIRLLGSSPAIDESYFDYCKKCYKGSLFDDETFKFKASIRNGRCGYKNNDNYYVNLDSLEDYIESMQHLIDAGELISSKEYYSVIRPKNSQGNLSALKEHGIEYLELRLLDINPLFKLGISMDDLYLIHLFMVFSLLLDNDTLDEQLFHEATENKHHIADYGRKKGLAFNFDGKETDVETLSMEVLDTLRAIIDLIHIKREFLHKTMDKYEAMIKDHTKIYSSILIEQIKEQGFIQFHLNKAKEYLAKSRAQRFNFLGYEDMELSTQILMLDAIKRGVTVKVLDRKENFIALSYNGNTEYIKQATKTSKDSYSTVLVMENKLVTKQVLKRAGIVVPTGAVYDNIEEAKLDYDIFQGKAIVIKPNNTNFGIGITIFKEGCSREEYEMALTLAFDKDETVLIETFMEGKEYRVFVIDDEVVGVLRRVPANVTGNGMASIRQLIEEKNQDPLRGKGYRKPLEKIKMGTPEEMFLKQQGLHFDSVLEDGQIVFLRENSNISTGGDSIDYTDVISQSLKEVAVKAAQAVGASIVGVDLMTKDIRGEAENNYGIIELNFNPAIHIHCYPYKGKNRKLGEKLLDLLGFTMK, encoded by the coding sequence ATGCTTGCATTAAATCAAGATATGATTCAATGTATTCAAGATAACAACATCGAAAAATTATTATTAAGATGTCAATTTGGCCTTGAAAAAGAGAATGTAAGGGTGAATTATTCTGGAAAGTTAGCGACTACCCCTCATCCTAAAGCCTTTGGTGACAAGTTAATGAATCCATATATCACCACAGATTTCTCAGAAAGCCAAGTAGAAATGATTACACCAACAGTGGATTCTCTTGAAGAACTTTACCATATGCTCGATACCATTCAAAATGTAATTGCGACAACACTTGATAATGAGTTGTTATGGCCTCAGAGTCTTCCTCCCATTCTACCTGAAGAAGAGCAGATACCTATAGCCAGTTATGAAACCAATGAGATAAAGATTCAGGATAATGCTAATCTTTACCGGGAATATCTGGCAAATAAATATGGTAGAAAGAAACAGATGATATCGGGCATTCATTTTAATTTTTCTTTTAAGGACAGTTTCTTAAGAAAGCTCTATGAGTCCTGTAAAAAGCACCATTCATATCGTGCATTTAAAGATGACCTCTACATGAAGATGACGCGAAATATCACCAAATTCAGCTGGTTTTTTATACGCTTACTAGGTAGCAGTCCTGCTATTGATGAATCTTATTTCGATTATTGTAAAAAGTGTTATAAAGGCAGTTTATTTGATGATGAAACCTTTAAATTCAAAGCTTCCATTCGTAACGGCAGATGTGGTTATAAAAACAATGATAATTATTATGTTAACTTGGATAGTTTAGAGGATTATATTGAGAGCATGCAGCATTTAATTGATGCTGGAGAGCTTATCAGTTCAAAGGAATATTATAGTGTTATTCGACCAAAAAATAGTCAAGGGAATTTAAGTGCTTTGAAGGAACATGGCATTGAATATCTTGAGCTTCGTTTACTGGATATTAACCCTCTTTTTAAGCTGGGTATCAGCATGGATGATTTATACTTAATCCATCTATTTATGGTGTTTTCATTGCTTCTTGATAACGATACATTAGATGAACAACTGTTTCATGAAGCAACAGAAAATAAACACCATATTGCAGATTATGGGCGTAAGAAAGGACTAGCATTTAATTTTGATGGAAAAGAGACAGATGTAGAAACTTTATCCATGGAAGTACTTGATACGTTACGGGCTATCATTGATCTCATTCATATAAAAAGAGAATTTTTACATAAAACCATGGATAAATATGAAGCCATGATAAAAGATCATACGAAAATCTATTCCAGTATTCTTATTGAACAGATTAAAGAACAAGGTTTTATTCAATTTCATCTAAACAAAGCCAAAGAATATTTAGCGAAAAGTAGAGCCCAGCGGTTTAATTTTCTAGGCTATGAAGATATGGAATTATCCACCCAGATTCTTATGTTAGATGCCATAAAAAGAGGTGTAACTGTTAAGGTGCTAGATAGGAAAGAGAATTTTATTGCTCTATCGTATAATGGGAACACAGAATATATCAAACAAGCAACGAAGACATCAAAAGACAGCTATAGCACCGTATTAGTGATGGAAAACAAATTAGTGACGAAGCAAGTGCTAAAACGTGCTGGTATTGTCGTACCTACTGGGGCTGTATACGATAACATAGAAGAGGCAAAATTAGATTATGATATCTTCCAAGGTAAGGCCATTGTGATTAAGCCTAATAATACAAATTTCGGTATCGGTATCACCATTTTTAAAGAAGGATGTTCCAGAGAAGAATATGAGATGGCCCTAACATTAGCATTTGATAAGGATGAAACGGTACTCATTGAAACATTTATGGAAGGCAAGGAATACCGTGTCTTTGTCATTGATGATGAAGTGGTTGGTGTTTTACGTAGAGTCCCCGCTAATGTAACAGGGAATGGCATGGCTAGTATTCGTCAATTAATAGAAGAAAAGAATCAAGATCCATTGCGAGGGAAAGGCTATCGTAAGCCACTAGAGAAAATTAAAATGGGCACCCCAGAAGAGATGTTTTTGAAGCAACAAGGGCTTCATTTTGATTCTGTGTTAGAAGATGGTCAGATTGTATTTTTAAGGGAGAATTCCAATATCAGTACAGGCGGTGATAGCATTGACTATACAGATGTCATATCCCAGTCCCTAAAAGAGGTGGCCGTTAAGGCGGCACAAGCTGTTGGTGCGTCCATTGTTGGTGTAGACCTTATGACCAAAGATATTCGCGGCGAAGCAGAAAATAATTATGGCATCATCGAGCTTAACTTTAATCCTGCTATTCATATTCACTGTTATCCCTATAAAGGCAAGAATCGTAAGCTTGGGGAGAAACTATTGGATTTGCTGGGATTTACAATGAAATAA
- a CDS encoding GNAT family N-acetyltransferase gives MDHRIFDENYIEEAALLAMEQYQEECRMVKVLPQEDYTKRINNLLSQMVAKALGFVAIEGKQLVGYMTGYGPIDNLFGTSKGIFSPIHGHGARREDRNRIYSKLYQHAAKSWVDQGILSHALTIYSHDQVTMHSFFRNGFGLRCVDAIMDIKHPALSYSPHPSIHCREMNMDDLADILPLENHLAAHLESSPLFMPRKPCDLEELKKRVVQKKSRIFGVQMHEEVIAYLEFTHSGENFTCDHPRTINICGAYLYPTHRGQGIFKTLLSYALSELKKDGYVRCGVDFESINPTADAFWMKYFTPYTYSVTRRIDERIVKE, from the coding sequence ATGGACCATAGGATTTTTGATGAGAATTACATAGAAGAAGCCGCCCTTTTAGCTATGGAGCAGTATCAGGAAGAATGCCGTATGGTTAAGGTACTTCCTCAAGAGGATTATACTAAACGAATTAATAACTTACTTTCCCAAATGGTGGCGAAGGCTTTGGGTTTTGTTGCTATTGAAGGTAAACAACTTGTAGGTTACATGACCGGTTATGGACCAATTGATAATTTGTTTGGTACATCAAAAGGTATATTTTCACCTATTCATGGTCATGGTGCACGACGAGAAGATAGAAATCGTATCTATTCCAAGCTTTATCAACACGCTGCAAAAAGTTGGGTTGATCAAGGCATATTAAGTCATGCTTTGACAATCTATAGTCATGACCAGGTAACCATGCATTCATTTTTTAGAAATGGTTTTGGCCTAAGATGTGTAGATGCCATTATGGATATCAAGCACCCTGCATTATCTTATAGTCCACATCCGTCAATCCATTGTAGGGAAATGAATATGGATGATTTAGCTGATATTCTACCCCTTGAGAATCATTTAGCTGCTCACCTTGAGAGTAGTCCTTTATTCATGCCCCGTAAGCCATGTGACTTAGAGGAATTGAAGAAAAGAGTGGTTCAAAAAAAGTCAAGAATATTTGGAGTACAAATGCATGAAGAAGTAATTGCTTACCTAGAATTCACCCATTCAGGTGAGAATTTTACCTGTGACCATCCAAGAACAATTAATATATGTGGTGCGTACCTATACCCAACACACCGTGGTCAAGGTATTTTTAAAACATTATTATCCTATGCACTAAGTGAACTAAAAAAGGATGGCTATGTACGATGTGGTGTAGATTTTGAAAGTATCAACCCGACAGCAGACGCTTTTTGGATGAAGTATTTTACGCCTTATACGTACAGCGTTACAAGAAGAATAGATGAACGAATTGTTAAGGAATAA
- a CDS encoding glutamine--tRNA ligase/YqeY domain fusion protein: MSERKQKNFIEHIVEDDIQKGKVAQIVTRFPPEPNGYLHFGHAKAIHVNYGIAQKYNGKFNLRFDDTDPSKEKLEYVESMKEDVKWLGADYGDRCFFASSYFEELYENAVELIKRGKAYVCDLSSDELREYRGTLTKPGIESPYRERSVDENLKLFEKMKNGDFPDGSKTLRAKIDMASPNMNMRDPAIYRISHKEHYAAKKKWCVYPLYDFAHPIEDAIEGVTHSCCGLEFEDHRPLYDWFLKELDWKNPPKQIEFAEINLSHSILGKRKIKPLIEEGILDGWDDPRLMTIRGMIRRGYTSSSIRSFYDMIGLSRAKSTVDISMLEHALREDLKLRVPRVMAVLNPLKVTITNYTEDVEWLDAPNNVENEELGRHKIPFTKEIYIEADDFKELAPNKKYKRLVLGQEVRLMHAYFIKCNEVIKDEKGNILELLCTYDAKTKSGSGFKERKPRGTIGWVSATKGINVTARFYDYLFVDKVNGEQELNTDSLTIFSQCYVEPYINELNHNDKLQFIRIGYFNIDAKDSSQDELVLNQAVSLKSSYK, encoded by the coding sequence ATGAGTGAACGTAAGCAAAAAAATTTTATAGAGCACATCGTTGAAGATGATATTCAGAAAGGAAAAGTTGCTCAAATAGTAACTAGATTTCCACCAGAGCCTAATGGTTATTTACATTTTGGACATGCGAAAGCTATTCATGTTAACTATGGCATTGCACAGAAATATAATGGAAAATTTAACCTTAGATTTGATGATACAGATCCTTCTAAAGAGAAGCTTGAGTATGTAGAATCAATGAAAGAAGATGTAAAATGGCTAGGTGCAGACTATGGAGATAGATGTTTTTTTGCTTCAAGCTATTTTGAGGAATTGTATGAGAACGCTGTTGAACTAATAAAAAGAGGAAAGGCGTATGTTTGTGACTTATCATCAGATGAATTAAGGGAATATCGAGGAACTTTAACAAAGCCAGGAATAGAAAGCCCATACAGAGAACGTTCCGTTGATGAAAACTTGAAGTTATTCGAAAAAATGAAGAATGGAGATTTTCCTGATGGGTCGAAGACTTTGAGAGCTAAGATCGATATGGCCTCACCAAATATGAATATGCGAGACCCAGCTATTTATAGAATATCACATAAGGAGCATTATGCTGCCAAGAAGAAATGGTGTGTATATCCTTTGTATGATTTTGCACATCCTATTGAGGATGCAATTGAAGGTGTTACCCATTCCTGCTGTGGGCTCGAATTTGAAGATCACAGACCGCTATATGATTGGTTTTTAAAGGAACTTGACTGGAAGAATCCACCCAAACAAATCGAATTCGCTGAAATCAATCTTAGTCATTCAATTCTGGGAAAAAGAAAAATTAAACCTTTAATCGAGGAAGGGATACTTGATGGATGGGATGACCCTAGGTTGATGACTATTAGGGGGATGATTCGTCGAGGTTATACAAGTTCTTCAATTCGAAGTTTTTATGATATGATTGGCCTTTCAAGGGCAAAGAGTACAGTTGATATTTCTATGCTAGAGCATGCATTACGAGAAGATTTAAAACTTAGAGTTCCGAGAGTAATGGCGGTGCTGAACCCTTTGAAAGTAACCATAACGAATTATACTGAAGATGTTGAATGGTTAGATGCACCTAATAATGTTGAAAATGAGGAATTAGGTAGGCATAAAATACCTTTTACAAAAGAGATTTATATTGAAGCGGATGATTTTAAAGAACTTGCACCAAATAAGAAGTATAAGCGTTTAGTTCTTGGACAAGAAGTCCGGTTAATGCATGCATATTTCATTAAATGTAATGAAGTTATAAAGGATGAAAAGGGAAACATATTAGAGTTACTATGCACATATGATGCAAAAACAAAGAGTGGTTCGGGTTTTAAAGAGCGTAAGCCAAGAGGTACTATTGGTTGGGTATCTGCTACAAAAGGAATAAACGTCACCGCAAGATTTTATGATTATTTGTTTGTAGATAAAGTAAATGGAGAGCAAGAGTTGAATACGGATTCCCTTACAATTTTTTCACAATGCTATGTTGAACCATATATTAATGAATTAAACCATAATGATAAACTCCAATTTATTAGAATAGGTTACTTCAACATAGATGCAAAGGATTCAAGTCAAGATGAGTTGGTACTCAATCAAGCTGTGTCACTTAAGAGTTCGTACAAATAG
- a CDS encoding NUDIX hydrolase: MEATFEFSCKGIIVQDNHFLALYKEKDGLWFYDLPGGRLELGESPEETLVREIREELGIGVQPMKLVDTWHIVKHQYQVVGLLYLCHANSKDIILSQEHDRYEWIPIEEAAHLVHNRVFLDQEHPWNRLFVNRMMYWNWEKILDDKLMFITLNH; encoded by the coding sequence ATGGAGGCAACATTTGAATTTTCATGTAAAGGAATCATTGTTCAAGATAATCATTTTCTTGCACTTTATAAGGAGAAGGATGGCTTATGGTTTTATGATTTGCCTGGTGGCAGATTAGAATTAGGTGAATCACCTGAAGAAACATTGGTAAGAGAGATAAGAGAAGAATTAGGTATCGGGGTTCAACCCATGAAGCTTGTTGATACATGGCATATTGTTAAGCACCAGTACCAAGTCGTCGGCTTACTCTATCTATGTCATGCTAATTCTAAGGATATTATCTTATCACAGGAACATGACCGTTACGAATGGATTCCAATAGAAGAGGCAGCTCACCTTGTTCATAATAGAGTATTTTTAGATCAAGAGCACCCTTGGAATCGACTCTTTGTAAATCGAATGATGTATTGGAATTGGGAAAAAATATTGGATGATAAGCTGATGTTCATTACATTAAATCATTAA
- a CDS encoding permease — protein sequence MKWIKRFLQHKILALAIMGYIVVFIIHGATGIEALKASKYYFIEMIQILPPIFILTSLIQTWVPTKVILNNFGDGTGIKGKALSFAIGSLSAGPIYAAFPICGTLIKKGASIDNIVIILSTWAVVKAPMLINEVKFMGSKYMVLRWLLTTVAIFVMAYVMKWWVKKVPLTSQEEAPSKPLTINQQVCVKCGRCVNMYPHVCIKQETHITIKQEQLAHMSNKEKLELKECCPTGAIQ from the coding sequence ATGAAATGGATTAAACGCTTCCTACAACATAAAATATTAGCTCTGGCTATCATGGGATACATAGTTGTATTTATCATTCATGGAGCGACAGGTATAGAAGCCCTTAAGGCCAGTAAATATTACTTCATTGAAATGATTCAGATTTTACCGCCAATCTTTATCTTAACATCCCTTATCCAGACATGGGTACCAACGAAGGTGATCTTAAACAACTTTGGTGATGGTACAGGTATAAAAGGTAAAGCTCTATCCTTTGCTATCGGGTCATTGTCAGCAGGGCCTATCTATGCTGCATTTCCCATATGCGGCACATTGATTAAAAAGGGAGCGAGTATTGATAATATTGTTATTATTCTTAGTACGTGGGCCGTTGTGAAAGCACCTATGCTAATCAACGAAGTCAAATTCATGGGTTCTAAATACATGGTGTTACGCTGGTTATTGACGACTGTTGCTATATTTGTCATGGCTTATGTGATGAAATGGTGGGTAAAAAAGGTACCCCTTACTTCACAAGAAGAAGCACCTAGTAAACCACTGACCATTAATCAACAAGTATGTGTGAAATGCGGACGTTGCGTCAATATGTATCCCCATGTCTGTATAAAACAAGAGACACACATCACCATAAAACAGGAGCAGCTTGCCCATATGAGCAACAAAGAAAAGTTAGAGCTTAAGGAGTGCTGTCCCACAGGTGCTATTCAATAA